A portion of the Cellulophaga algicola DSM 14237 genome contains these proteins:
- a CDS encoding VOC family protein, with the protein MKNRVTGLGGFFFKTKNPDAIKKWYNNHLGLNTDQYGCTFWWKDKEGKDCSTQWSPMNQDTDYYEPSKSSFMMNFRVENLVELIAVLKEEGVTIVGEIQEFEYGKFGWILDPDGNKIELWEPIDAAFL; encoded by the coding sequence ATGAAAAATAGAGTTACAGGTTTAGGTGGATTTTTTTTCAAAACAAAAAACCCAGATGCCATTAAAAAATGGTACAACAACCATTTGGGATTAAACACAGATCAATACGGCTGCACTTTTTGGTGGAAAGATAAAGAAGGCAAAGATTGCAGTACGCAATGGAGCCCAATGAATCAAGACACGGACTATTACGAACCTAGTAAATCATCTTTCATGATGAATTTCAGGGTAGAAAATTTAGTAGAATTGATTGCAGTTTTGAAAGAAGAAGGCGTAACAATTGTAGGTGAAATTCAAGAATTTGAGTATGGAAAATTTGGATGGATTCTTGATCCAGACGGAAATAAAATAGAACTCTGGGAACCAATAGACGCTGCATTTCTTTGA
- a CDS encoding nuclear transport factor 2 family protein, which yields MTTIEDNKKNAIAFYKMAYEGNPKAAIEKYVGKEYTQHNPAVANGLNGFISYFERMQNEYPEKSIEFVRAIAQDDLVALHSHQVWPDNDEYVTMDFFRFDKQGKICEHWDAIQQIPKTSANPNKMY from the coding sequence ATGACCACAATAGAGGATAATAAAAAAAATGCTATCGCCTTTTACAAAATGGCTTATGAAGGAAACCCCAAGGCTGCTATAGAAAAATATGTAGGGAAAGAATACACACAACACAACCCTGCGGTAGCAAACGGATTAAATGGTTTCATAAGCTATTTTGAAAGAATGCAAAATGAATACCCCGAAAAGTCTATAGAATTTGTTAGAGCGATTGCTCAAGACGATTTAGTAGCACTACATTCTCATCAGGTTTGGCCTGATAATGACGAATATGTTACCATGGATTTTTTTAGATTTGACAAACAAGGTAAAATCTGCGAACATTGGGATGCTATTCAGCAAATTCCTAAAACATCTGCAAATCCAAATAAAATGTACTAA
- a CDS encoding 2-hydroxyacid dehydrogenase, whose translation MRVLHLDVNHPLIIEQFNELGFINDEDYTSSKEQIEAKIHTYDGIIIRSRFSLDHKFLEKATNLKFIGRLGAGLENIDTDYAKDRGIFLAAAPEGNRNAVGEHTLGMLLSLFNNLNKADQEVRHGKWDREGNRGIELDGKTVGIIGYGNMGKAFAKKLRGFDVEVLCYDIKGGIDDENARQVGIMEIKQKCDVISLHVPQTPSTINMINKEFIDGFSKNIWILNTARGKCIVTQDLVDGLKSGKILGAGLDVLEYEKTSFENMFTEKELPEAFKYLIEAQNVILTPHVGGWTVESKIKLAQTVVDKIKAKFSV comes from the coding sequence ATGCGCGTATTACATTTAGATGTGAATCATCCTTTAATTATTGAACAGTTTAATGAATTAGGTTTTATAAATGATGAAGATTACACCTCAAGCAAAGAGCAAATAGAAGCTAAGATTCATACCTATGACGGTATTATTATCCGAAGTAGATTTAGTCTTGATCACAAATTTTTAGAAAAAGCTACCAATTTAAAATTTATAGGAAGACTAGGTGCTGGATTAGAAAATATAGACACCGATTATGCAAAGGATAGGGGAATCTTCTTAGCTGCAGCTCCAGAAGGCAATAGGAATGCTGTAGGAGAACATACTCTAGGAATGCTTTTATCTCTTTTCAACAATTTAAATAAAGCAGACCAAGAGGTAAGACACGGTAAATGGGATAGAGAAGGAAACCGTGGAATAGAACTAGACGGTAAAACTGTTGGCATTATTGGGTACGGAAATATGGGAAAAGCTTTTGCTAAAAAACTCAGAGGTTTTGATGTAGAAGTACTTTGCTACGATATTAAAGGCGGTATCGATGATGAAAACGCACGCCAAGTTGGTATTATGGAAATTAAACAAAAATGTGATGTCATTAGTCTTCACGTACCCCAAACACCAAGTACCATAAATATGATAAACAAAGAATTTATCGATGGCTTTAGTAAAAACATTTGGATATTGAACACCGCAAGAGGCAAATGTATAGTAACACAAGATTTGGTTGATGGATTAAAAAGCGGTAAAATTTTAGGTGCTGGACTCGATGTTTTAGAATATGAAAAAACATCTTTTGAAAATATGTTTACAGAAAAAGAATTACCTGAAGCTTTTAAATACTTAATCGAAGCACAGAATGTTATTTTAACACCACATGTTGGTGGGTGGACAGTAGAAAGCAAAATAAAACTAGCACAAACGGTAGTAGATAAAATTAAGGCCAAATTTAGCGTTTAG
- a CDS encoding ligase-associated DNA damage response exonuclease translates to MKNPLLEFTDKGIYCSVAKVYLDPWKPVDKAIITHGHADHSRYGHKNYITHHRNVPIIKHRLGDINVTGVNWNENFTINNVKFSLHPAGHIIGSSQIRVEHKGEVWVFTGDYKTENDGISTPYDVVKCDTFITECTFGLPAFKWTPQNEVMDSINNWWLENQAEGKTSILFGYSLGKAQRLLKYLNPEIGKIYTHGAIENMTQVLRPLVDFPETNLITKETKKLELLGNMVLAPPSAHGSSWIKKMVPYVTGSASGWMTFRGARRRRAIDKGFVLSDHCDWDGLLESINATGAEKVICTHGYSDIFSKYLREQGYDARTEETQYGEEETTESEEKITIR, encoded by the coding sequence ATGAAAAATCCACTACTAGAATTTACGGATAAAGGTATTTATTGCAGTGTTGCTAAAGTATACCTTGACCCATGGAAACCTGTTGACAAAGCTATTATTACTCATGGTCATGCCGACCATAGCCGTTACGGCCATAAAAATTATATTACCCATCATAGAAATGTCCCTATCATTAAACACCGCCTTGGTGACATCAATGTAACAGGAGTAAATTGGAATGAAAATTTTACAATTAACAATGTAAAATTTAGCTTGCATCCCGCAGGACATATTATTGGATCTTCACAAATAAGAGTGGAGCATAAAGGAGAAGTATGGGTATTTACTGGCGACTATAAAACCGAAAATGATGGTATTTCTACGCCTTATGACGTTGTAAAATGTGATACGTTTATTACAGAATGTACCTTTGGGCTACCCGCATTTAAATGGACCCCACAGAATGAAGTGATGGATTCCATTAATAACTGGTGGCTAGAAAACCAAGCAGAAGGAAAAACATCAATTTTATTTGGGTATAGCCTAGGAAAAGCGCAACGTTTACTTAAATACTTAAATCCCGAGATTGGAAAAATATACACGCATGGAGCTATCGAGAATATGACGCAAGTACTACGACCTCTAGTAGATTTTCCTGAAACTAACCTAATCACTAAAGAAACTAAAAAGCTAGAATTACTAGGTAATATGGTACTTGCCCCACCTAGTGCGCACGGCAGCAGTTGGATTAAGAAAATGGTGCCTTATGTTACAGGTTCTGCCAGTGGATGGATGACTTTTAGAGGTGCTAGACGAAGACGTGCTATTGATAAAGGTTTTGTTTTAAGCGACCATTGTGACTGGGACGGACTGCTGGAAAGCATAAATGCTACGGGAGCAGAAAAAGTAATTTGTACCCATGGCTATTCTGATATTTTCTCAAAATACTTGAGAGAACAAGGGTATGATGCGCGTACAGAAGAAACACAATATGGGGAGGAGGAAACCACAGAATCAGAAGAGAAAATAACCATTCGTTAA
- a CDS encoding GNAT family N-acyltransferase, with amino-acid sequence MGLVTAKEVAKAIKIDKYGFLGTFIGWVLMKVTRISSINRVYDSIKHLEGKAYAEAIIKHFEIDFQIPEEDFKRLPKEGAFVTVSNHPLGAIDGIILIKLMAEYRPDFKIMTNFLLQRMEPIVPFIIPVNPFETRKDVKSSLSGFKTALQHLKDGHPLSIFPAGEVSTLKDDKLLVDKPWEGAALKLIRKAEVPVVPIYFHARNSRLFYRLAKLNGVFRTAKIPSEVFTQRNRPIKIRIGQPISVKTQKEQITLEEYTDLLRRKTYMLSNAYEKEGFTERIREQIPTSLKLPKAPRKIASAISPEIIEEEILKLREKGCRLLQSKNYEVFLAVENDMPNILQEIGRQREVTFRAIGEGTNNSIDLDQFDAYYHHLFLWDEQEKAIVGAYRMGLGSEIFKAYGIDGFYLQDLFRVEPELYPMMSESIEMGRAYIVKEYQQKPMPLFLLWKGIVHTTLRFPEHKYLIGGVSISNQFSNFSKSLMIEFMKSNYWDPYVAQYIRPKKEFKVKLKDADKEFVFDETQADLNKFDKLIDEVEPGSLRLPVLIKKYIKQNAKVVAFNVDPLFNNSVDGLMYIKIADLPEDTVKPVMEEFQAELERKMAAGQDATATDSE; translated from the coding sequence ATGGGTTTAGTAACCGCGAAGGAAGTTGCGAAAGCAATAAAGATTGATAAATATGGATTTTTAGGTACTTTTATAGGATGGGTTCTTATGAAAGTCACTAGAATATCAAGTATTAATCGTGTTTATGATAGTATTAAGCATTTAGAAGGCAAAGCTTATGCAGAGGCTATTATAAAACATTTTGAAATAGATTTTCAAATTCCTGAGGAGGACTTTAAAAGGTTGCCAAAAGAGGGAGCCTTTGTAACGGTATCTAATCATCCGCTTGGAGCTATAGATGGCATTATATTAATAAAACTGATGGCAGAATACCGTCCTGATTTTAAAATCATGACTAATTTTCTGTTACAACGTATGGAGCCAATTGTTCCATTTATAATTCCTGTAAATCCTTTTGAAACTAGGAAAGATGTTAAAAGTAGCTTGTCTGGATTTAAAACTGCATTGCAACATTTAAAAGACGGGCATCCGCTAAGTATCTTTCCTGCTGGAGAGGTATCAACTTTAAAAGATGACAAACTTCTTGTTGATAAACCCTGGGAAGGGGCAGCTTTAAAACTTATTCGCAAAGCAGAAGTGCCTGTTGTTCCCATATATTTCCATGCAAGAAATAGCCGCTTGTTTTATCGTTTAGCGAAGTTAAACGGTGTATTTAGAACTGCAAAAATACCTTCGGAAGTTTTTACTCAAAGAAACCGACCTATAAAAATTAGAATAGGACAGCCCATATCTGTCAAAACTCAGAAAGAACAAATTACCCTAGAAGAGTATACGGATTTGCTTCGTAGAAAAACATATATGCTTTCAAATGCCTATGAAAAAGAAGGGTTTACAGAACGAATTAGAGAGCAAATACCAACTTCTTTAAAATTACCAAAAGCACCTCGTAAAATTGCTTCAGCGATTAGTCCTGAAATAATAGAAGAAGAGATCTTAAAACTTAGAGAAAAGGGCTGTAGATTATTGCAGAGTAAAAATTATGAAGTTTTCTTGGCAGTGGAAAATGATATGCCAAATATCTTACAAGAAATTGGAAGACAGCGAGAAGTTACTTTTAGAGCCATAGGAGAGGGGACAAACAATTCTATTGACCTTGATCAATTTGATGCGTATTATCATCATTTATTTTTATGGGATGAACAAGAGAAAGCTATAGTTGGTGCCTATAGAATGGGCTTAGGGTCTGAGATTTTTAAAGCGTATGGTATTGATGGGTTTTACCTTCAGGATTTGTTTAGGGTAGAGCCAGAGCTTTATCCTATGATGAGTGAATCTATTGAAATGGGTAGGGCATATATCGTAAAAGAATACCAGCAAAAACCTATGCCATTATTTTTACTTTGGAAAGGTATTGTTCATACGACATTACGTTTTCCAGAACATAAGTATTTAATAGGAGGTGTAAGTATAAGCAATCAGTTCTCTAACTTTTCAAAATCCTTGATGATTGAGTTCATGAAGTCTAATTATTGGGATCCGTATGTAGCGCAATATATTAGGCCTAAAAAAGAATTTAAAGTAAAACTTAAAGATGCAGATAAAGAGTTTGTTTTTGATGAAACTCAAGCAGATTTAAATAAGTTCGATAAATTAATTGATGAGGTAGAGCCAGGAAGTTTACGTCTCCCCGTTTTGATAAAAAAATACATAAAGCAGAATGCTAAAGTGGTTGCTTTTAATGTAGACCCACTGTTTAATAATTCAGTAGATGGGTTAATGTATATAAAAATAGCGGACTTGCCAGAAGATACGGTTAAACCAGTAATGGAAGAGTTTCAGGCAGAATTAGAGCGTAAAATGGCTGCAGGACAGGATGCTACTGCTACAGATTCAGAATAA
- a CDS encoding tellurite resistance TerB family protein, with protein sequence MSFVDLYSSGEHRRNLAHFSSIASLAAIDGEVNPQEKVLLDRFARKLDITDTEYAEVLSSDNKYPINPPTTSEERLERLYDLFRIVFADHGIDEEEMILINKYAIGLGYSSETAAKLIKRSVEIFGGRLDFEDYLYLVKK encoded by the coding sequence ATGTCTTTTGTAGATTTATACAGCAGTGGCGAGCATAGAAGAAATTTAGCTCATTTTTCCTCAATTGCCTCTTTAGCAGCAATCGATGGTGAAGTTAATCCTCAGGAAAAAGTTTTATTAGATCGTTTTGCTCGAAAATTAGATATTACCGATACAGAATATGCTGAGGTTTTAAGTTCTGATAATAAATACCCAATTAACCCTCCAACGACTTCAGAAGAGCGTTTAGAGCGTTTGTATGATTTGTTTAGAATTGTTTTTGCAGATCATGGAATTGATGAAGAAGAAATGATATTAATTAATAAATATGCTATTGGATTAGGTTATTCTTCGGAGACTGCAGCTAAATTAATTAAGCGTTCTGTGGAAATTTTTGGCGGACGATTGGATTTTGAAGATTATCTTTATTTAGTCAAGAAATAA
- the fbp gene encoding class 1 fructose-bisphosphatase translates to MTKQYKTLGEFIIENQDSFKYSSGELSRLLNGLRLAAKVVNHEVNKAGLVDILGEAGDQNIQGENQQKLDVLANEKFIQTLKKREIVCGIASEEEDDFISINSFDNQHQNKYVVLIDPLDGSSNIDVNVSVGTIFSIYRRVTPVGTPVTIDDFLQPGVNQIAAGYIIYGTSTMLVYTTGDGVNGFTLNPALGTFYLSHPNMRYPDTGNIYSINEGNYVHFSQGVKDYIKYCQKEEDDRPYTSRYIGSLVSDFHRNMIKGGIYMYPKSSVATEGKLRLLYECNPMAFVAEQANGLASDGKNRIMEIDPKELHQRVPFFCGSRKMVEKAEEFIKKANA, encoded by the coding sequence ATGACTAAACAATACAAAACTCTGGGAGAGTTTATTATTGAAAATCAAGACTCTTTTAAATATTCTTCTGGAGAATTATCTAGATTATTAAACGGATTACGGCTAGCAGCAAAAGTTGTAAATCATGAAGTTAACAAAGCCGGATTAGTAGATATTCTTGGAGAAGCTGGAGATCAAAACATCCAAGGTGAAAACCAACAAAAATTAGACGTGCTTGCAAATGAGAAGTTTATACAAACCTTAAAAAAAAGAGAAATTGTTTGTGGAATAGCCTCTGAAGAAGAAGATGACTTTATAAGTATCAATAGTTTTGACAATCAGCATCAAAATAAATATGTGGTTTTAATAGATCCACTTGATGGTTCTTCTAATATTGATGTAAATGTTTCTGTTGGAACTATATTTTCTATCTACAGACGTGTTACTCCAGTAGGCACCCCAGTTACTATTGATGATTTTCTTCAACCAGGTGTTAACCAAATTGCTGCAGGATATATTATCTATGGAACATCAACCATGTTAGTATATACAACTGGTGATGGGGTAAACGGGTTTACCTTAAACCCAGCTTTAGGTACATTCTATCTATCACACCCAAATATGAGATACCCTGACACAGGAAATATTTATTCTATAAATGAAGGTAATTATGTTCATTTTTCGCAAGGCGTAAAAGATTATATAAAATACTGTCAGAAAGAAGAGGACGATAGACCTTACACTTCACGTTACATTGGATCTTTAGTATCTGACTTCCATAGAAACATGATAAAAGGAGGTATTTATATGTACCCAAAGAGTAGTGTTGCGACTGAGGGTAAATTACGTTTGTTATATGAATGTAACCCTATGGCTTTTGTTGCAGAACAAGCAAACGGCTTAGCTAGCGATGGAAAAAATAGAATTATGGAAATAGATCCAAAAGAATTGCACCAACGCGTACCTTTCTTTTGTGGCAGCCGAAAAATGGTGGAAAAAGCGGAGGAGTTTATAAAAAAAGCAAATGCTTAA
- a CDS encoding TM2 domain-containing protein produces the protein MSEEQKDLGDNTNDFADNANKTANEFANGAQEALSGVSAGEENKKVLAGVLALLLGYLGVHKFILGYQKEGIIQIIATIVTCGFAGLVGFVEGIIYLTKSDEEFYNTYQVGRKPWF, from the coding sequence ATGTCAGAAGAACAAAAAGATTTAGGAGACAATACAAATGACTTTGCAGATAATGCAAACAAAACTGCAAATGAATTTGCCAATGGAGCACAAGAAGCGCTATCTGGAGTTTCTGCAGGAGAAGAGAACAAAAAGGTACTTGCCGGAGTATTGGCCTTATTATTAGGATACTTAGGCGTACATAAATTTATATTGGGATACCAAAAAGAAGGTATCATTCAAATTATCGCAACCATAGTAACTTGCGGATTTGCAGGTCTTGTTGGTTTTGTTGAAGGAATCATCTACTTAACAAAATCTGATGAAGAATTTTACAATACATACCAAGTAGGTAGAAAGCCTTGGTTCTAA
- a CDS encoding aspartate kinase yields MRIFKFGGASVKDADGVKNLVSVLEQVGYDHTLVVVSAMGKTTNAMETVVTNYFKDKSEVASAIQDVLKYHNDILMDLFENDKHPIFKQIKDLFDEVQGFLAWNKSPKHSFVYDQVIGYGELVSTTILSAYLNEVGIINTWLDVRDYIKTNDNYRDAAINWEKTQENITKGIDKSKLYITQGFIGSDDNNFTTTLGREGSDYSAAILAYCLNATAVTIWKDVPGVLNADPRYFDNAQLLNQISYREAIELAFYGASVIHPKTLQPLQRKEIPLLVKSFLEPKNAGTTVGKGVGIEPKVPCFIVKKNQVLMKLSSLDFSFIVEDSISELFKLLHDHKMKVDLIQNSAISFSVCVENKYGRLNELLEILKRKFKVNHQEDVSLYTIRHFDTEAITSLQNGKEILLEQRGKETVQLVVK; encoded by the coding sequence ATGAGAATTTTTAAGTTTGGAGGCGCATCTGTTAAAGATGCAGATGGAGTAAAAAATTTAGTGAGTGTTTTAGAGCAAGTAGGGTATGACCATACTTTAGTTGTAGTTTCTGCAATGGGGAAAACAACCAATGCAATGGAAACTGTTGTGACTAATTACTTTAAAGATAAATCAGAAGTTGCTTCTGCAATACAAGATGTCCTTAAGTATCATAATGATATTTTAATGGACTTGTTTGAAAATGATAAGCATCCAATATTTAAACAAATAAAAGATTTGTTTGATGAAGTTCAAGGTTTTTTAGCTTGGAATAAATCTCCAAAACATAGCTTTGTATACGATCAAGTAATCGGATATGGAGAATTAGTTTCTACTACTATTTTAAGTGCTTATTTAAATGAAGTAGGTATTATAAATACATGGTTAGATGTTCGTGATTATATTAAAACGAATGATAATTATAGAGATGCAGCCATTAATTGGGAGAAGACGCAAGAAAATATTACAAAAGGAATAGATAAAAGTAAATTATACATTACACAAGGGTTTATAGGTAGTGATGATAATAATTTTACGACAACATTAGGGAGAGAAGGGTCCGATTATTCTGCTGCAATTTTAGCCTATTGTTTAAACGCTACTGCAGTAACTATTTGGAAAGATGTTCCTGGGGTGCTAAATGCAGATCCAAGGTATTTTGATAATGCTCAATTGTTAAATCAAATTTCATATAGAGAAGCTATTGAGTTGGCTTTTTATGGAGCGTCTGTAATTCACCCTAAAACATTACAGCCTTTACAGCGCAAAGAAATTCCATTACTTGTAAAGTCGTTTTTAGAACCTAAGAATGCTGGAACTACAGTTGGTAAAGGCGTAGGTATAGAACCTAAAGTGCCTTGTTTTATCGTGAAAAAGAATCAAGTTTTAATGAAATTATCTTCCTTAGATTTTTCATTTATTGTAGAAGATAGTATTAGTGAACTTTTTAAACTTTTACACGATCATAAAATGAAGGTTGATCTAATTCAAAATTCTGCAATTAGTTTTTCAGTTTGCGTAGAAAATAAATACGGTAGATTGAATGAATTACTTGAAATTTTGAAAAGAAAGTTTAAAGTAAATCATCAAGAAGATGTTTCCCTGTATACGATTCGCCATTTTGATACAGAAGCAATAACATCACTGCAAAATGGAAAAGAAATTTTATTAGAACAGCGTGGTAAAGAAACAGTACAGTTAGTTGTTAAGTAA
- a CDS encoding GNAT family N-acetyltransferase: protein MKFSIREAKKEDMSQVLSLIKELAIFEKEENAVEVTLEDLIRDGFGTKILFHCFVAEVGAKIKGMALVYNRYSTWKGPIIHLEDLIVTEEMRGTGMGTALLNEVVKYGHGLGVKRINWEVIDWNEPAVKFYESKGANVMRDWDVVQLDENGIKNYIANI from the coding sequence ATGAAATTTTCAATAAGAGAAGCAAAAAAAGAAGACATGAGTCAAGTTTTATCCTTGATTAAAGAACTTGCCATCTTTGAAAAGGAGGAAAATGCCGTTGAAGTGACCTTAGAAGATTTAATTCGGGATGGTTTTGGGACAAAAATACTGTTTCATTGTTTTGTTGCAGAGGTTGGTGCTAAAATTAAAGGAATGGCTTTAGTCTATAATAGATATTCTACATGGAAAGGACCTATTATTCATTTAGAAGATTTAATAGTTACGGAGGAGATGCGTGGAACAGGAATGGGTACTGCCTTATTAAATGAGGTAGTTAAGTATGGCCATGGTTTAGGTGTTAAAAGAATAAACTGGGAAGTTATAGATTGGAATGAACCTGCGGTAAAATTTTATGAAAGTAAAGGTGCAAATGTTATGCGCGATTGGGACGTGGTTCAATTAGATGAAAATGGTATTAAAAATTATATTGCTAATATATGA